The following are from one region of the Klebsiella aerogenes genome:
- a CDS encoding DUF2754 family protein has protein sequence MKLTDKIRRDWHYYAFALGLIFILNGVVGLLGFETQGWQSYAVGLATWVASFWLAGFVIRRRPVEEA, from the coding sequence ATGAAGCTGACCGACAAAATCCGCCGTGACTGGCACTACTACGCGTTCGCACTGGGGTTGATTTTTATTCTTAATGGCGTAGTCGGTCTGTTGGGATTTGAAACGCAGGGCTGGCAGTCTTACGCGGTGGGTCTGGCGACGTGGGTGGCGAGCTTCTGGCTGGCCGGGTTTGTGATTCGCCGTCGCCCGGTAGAAGAGGCTTAA
- a CDS encoding DUF2755 family protein, which translates to MAEFTFSKTLMGSNKKKGSISSGNIAYALFVLLCIWAGAQMLSMLVHAPGVFEHLIQIQDTNRPHVEISLGVGTLFGFVPFLFGSLLVGTLGLILRWYHNR; encoded by the coding sequence ATGGCTGAGTTTACGTTTTCAAAGACGCTGATGGGGAGCAACAAAAAGAAAGGCTCGATCAGCAGCGGTAATATCGCCTACGCGCTATTTGTTCTGCTGTGCATCTGGGCTGGCGCGCAAATGCTGAGCATGCTGGTACACGCGCCCGGCGTGTTCGAGCATTTAATTCAGATTCAGGATACCAACCGGCCGCATGTTGAGATCAGCCTCGGCGTCGGTACCCTATTCGGCTTCGTTCCATTCCTGTTCGGCAGTCTGCTGGTCGGCACGCTGGGACTTATCCTGCGCTGGTATCACAACCGTTAA
- a CDS encoding DUF1615 domain-containing protein, whose product MAQVSRGASLSLTLLAGLVLSACTSQQAPKLKEGEKPVDVAAVVRQKMPASVKDREAWAQAIAKTFASQKLAPTEENVCSVLAVAQQESNYQADPSVPGLNKIAWQEIDRRAEKMHIPAFLVHTALKITSPNGKSYSERLDSVKTEKQLSAIFDDFIGMVPMGQKLFGSLNPVHTGGPMQVSIAFAEQHTSGYPWKMEGTVRQEVFSLRGGLWFGTYHLLNYPANYSVPLYRFADFNAGWYASRNAAFQNAVVKATGVKLALDGDLIRYDSDEPGTTELAVRRLAGQLAMSDDDIHRQLKKGDSLAFEESDLYQKVFRIADKKAGKTLPREMLPGIQLESPKITRNLTTAWFAKRVDERRASCMARH is encoded by the coding sequence ATGGCGCAGGTTTCTCGCGGTGCTTCACTCTCTTTAACGCTGTTAGCCGGTCTGGTGCTCAGCGCCTGTACCAGCCAGCAGGCGCCTAAGCTGAAAGAAGGCGAGAAGCCGGTGGATGTCGCCGCCGTGGTGCGGCAAAAAATGCCCGCCAGCGTCAAAGATCGCGAGGCTTGGGCGCAGGCGATCGCGAAAACCTTCGCCAGCCAGAAGCTGGCGCCGACGGAAGAAAACGTCTGTTCGGTGCTGGCGGTGGCGCAGCAGGAATCGAATTACCAGGCCGATCCGTCAGTGCCGGGCCTGAACAAAATCGCCTGGCAGGAGATCGATCGTCGGGCGGAGAAGATGCATATCCCGGCGTTCCTTGTGCATACCGCGCTGAAAATCACATCGCCGAACGGCAAAAGCTATAGCGAACGCCTGGATAGCGTCAAAACCGAAAAACAACTGAGTGCGATTTTCGATGACTTCATCGGCATGGTGCCGATGGGGCAGAAGCTGTTTGGCTCCCTCAATCCGGTGCATACCGGCGGTCCGATGCAGGTGAGCATCGCTTTTGCCGAGCAACACACCAGCGGCTACCCGTGGAAAATGGAAGGTACCGTGCGCCAGGAAGTTTTCAGCCTGCGCGGCGGGCTGTGGTTTGGCACCTATCATCTACTCAACTACCCGGCCAACTACAGCGTGCCGCTGTACCGCTTTGCTGATTTTAATGCCGGTTGGTACGCCAGTCGCAACGCTGCCTTCCAGAATGCGGTCGTCAAGGCCACCGGCGTCAAGCTGGCGCTGGATGGCGATCTGATTCGTTATGACAGCGATGAGCCCGGGACGACTGAACTGGCTGTGCGCCGGTTAGCCGGGCAGTTGGCGATGAGTGATGATGATATTCATCGTCAGTTGAAGAAAGGGGATAGTCTGGCCTTTGAAGAGAGCGATTTGTATCAGAAGGTGTTCCGTATCGCAGATAAAAAGGCCGGTAAAACCCTGCCGCGCGAAATGCTGCCAGGTATTCAGCTTGAGAGCCCGAAAATCACCCGCAATCTCACCACCGCGTGGTTTGCTAAGCGGGTCGACGAACGTCGCGCCAGCTGCATGGCGCGTCATTAA
- the sbmA gene encoding peptide antibiotic transporter SbmA — MFKAFFPKPGPFFISAFIWSLLAVIFWQAGGGDWLLRLTGASHDVAISAARFWSLNYLVFYAYYVFCVGAFALFWFIYSPHRWQYWSILGTSLIIFVTWFLVEVGVAINAWYAPFYDLIQSALATPHKVSINQFYHEIGIFLGIALIAVVIGVLNNFFVSHYVFRWRTAMNEHYMEHWQHLRHIEGAAQRVQEDTMRFAATLEDMGVSFINAVMTLIAFLPVLVSLSAHVPDLPIVGHLPYGLVIAAIVWSLMGTGMLAVVGIKLPGLQFKNQRVEAAYRKELVYGEDDAARATPPTVRELFSAVRHNYFRLYFHYMYFNIARILYLQVDNVFGLFLLFPSIVAGTITLGLMTQITNVFGQVRGSFQYLISSWTTLVELMSIYKRLRSFERELDNQGLQEVSSTVN, encoded by the coding sequence ATGTTTAAAGCTTTTTTCCCCAAACCGGGGCCGTTTTTTATTTCTGCCTTTATCTGGTCGCTGCTGGCGGTGATCTTTTGGCAGGCGGGCGGCGGCGACTGGCTGCTGCGGTTAACCGGCGCGTCGCATGACGTTGCCATCAGCGCGGCGCGGTTCTGGTCGCTCAACTACCTGGTGTTTTACGCCTATTATGTCTTCTGCGTCGGCGCGTTCGCGCTGTTCTGGTTTATCTATAGCCCGCACCGCTGGCAATACTGGTCGATTCTCGGCACCTCGCTGATTATCTTCGTCACCTGGTTCCTGGTTGAAGTCGGGGTGGCGATTAACGCCTGGTACGCGCCGTTCTACGATTTGATCCAGAGCGCGCTGGCGACGCCGCACAAGGTCAGCATCAACCAGTTCTATCACGAGATCGGCATTTTTCTTGGCATCGCGCTGATTGCGGTCGTTATTGGCGTACTGAATAACTTCTTCGTCAGCCACTATGTGTTCCGCTGGCGTACCGCGATGAACGAACACTATATGGAACATTGGCAGCATCTGCGTCATATCGAGGGCGCCGCTCAGCGTGTGCAGGAAGACACCATGCGCTTCGCCGCGACGCTTGAAGATATGGGGGTGAGCTTTATCAACGCGGTGATGACCTTGATCGCTTTCCTGCCGGTGCTGGTTTCGCTGTCGGCGCATGTGCCGGATCTACCGATTGTCGGCCATCTGCCCTATGGCCTGGTGATCGCCGCTATCGTCTGGTCGCTGATGGGCACCGGGATGCTGGCGGTGGTCGGGATTAAACTGCCGGGACTGCAATTTAAAAACCAGCGCGTGGAAGCCGCGTATCGTAAAGAGCTGGTCTATGGTGAAGACGACGCGGCCCGCGCCACGCCGCCGACCGTGCGCGAGCTGTTTAGCGCGGTGCGTCACAACTATTTCCGCCTCTATTTCCACTATATGTATTTCAATATCGCCCGTATCCTTTACCTGCAGGTGGATAACGTTTTCGGCTTGTTCTTGCTGTTTCCGTCGATTGTCGCCGGTACGATTACGCTCGGCTTGATGACGCAGATAACCAACGTGTTCGGCCAGGTACGGGGTTCGTTCCAGTATCTGATTAGCTCGTGGACCACGCTGGTGGAACTGATGTCGATCTATAAACGTCTGCGCAGCTTTGAGCGCGAACTGGATAACCAGGGACTGCAGGAAGTCTCTTCAACCGTTAATTAA
- a CDS encoding isochorismatase family protein, with protein MATQRVLVVVDMQNGVFETPRIERERCVAQINRLIRAADSVIFIQHAEAGGLEEGSDGFALLPELEQPVGACYITKTACDAFYKTRLEQALQDNGSTAFVICGCATDYCVDTTIKNGASRGYAITVAEDAHTTANRAAAEAKTLIAHYNEVWRTLTLPDNPLHVKPVETILAAWQTN; from the coding sequence ATGGCAACTCAACGTGTGCTGGTAGTAGTGGATATGCAAAACGGGGTATTCGAGACACCGCGTATTGAACGCGAACGCTGCGTGGCGCAAATAAATCGCCTGATTCGCGCCGCCGATAGCGTCATTTTTATTCAGCATGCGGAAGCGGGTGGGCTGGAAGAGGGAAGCGACGGCTTTGCTCTGCTGCCTGAGCTGGAACAACCTGTCGGAGCGTGTTACATCACCAAAACGGCCTGCGATGCGTTCTATAAAACCAGGCTTGAACAGGCGCTGCAAGATAACGGCTCCACCGCCTTTGTTATCTGCGGCTGCGCCACTGATTATTGCGTCGATACCACCATAAAAAACGGTGCCAGCCGTGGCTATGCCATCACCGTCGCCGAGGATGCCCATACTACTGCCAACCGCGCCGCCGCCGAGGCAAAAACGCTGATTGCCCACTATAACGAGGTATGGCGAACGCTCACCCTACCCGACAATCCTTTACACGTGAAACCCGTAGAAACAATTCTTGCCGCATGGCAGACGAACTAA
- the ampH gene encoding D-alanyl-D-alanine-carboxypeptidase/endopeptidase AmpH, with amino-acid sequence MKRSLLIFAALCAASWTSAQAAQPSVDPVFTSDVVDRFAEHIYYGSGATGMAMVVIDGNQRVFRSFGGTRPGNNQRPQLDSVIRIASLSKLMTSEMLVKLLDQGVVKLNDPLSKYAPPGARVPTYQGVPITLVNLATHTSALPREQPGGAAHRPVFVWPTHQQRWNWLSTASLKTAPGSQASYSNLAFDLLADALSTAAGKPYPQLFEEQITRPLGMKDTTFTPSPDQCQRLMVAEKGASPCDNTLAAIGSGGVYSTPGDMMRWMQQFLSSDFYTRGQQADRMQTLIYQRAQLKRVIGMDVPGKADALGLGWVYMKPKNGHPGIIQKTGGGGGFITYMAMNPQANVGVFVVVTRSSLTRFSAMSDGTNDLVSALSGVQPNMETASQ; translated from the coding sequence TTGAAACGTAGTTTGCTCATTTTTGCTGCGCTGTGCGCGGCGTCATGGACATCAGCCCAGGCGGCTCAGCCGAGCGTTGATCCGGTATTTACTTCAGATGTTGTCGATCGTTTCGCCGAACATATTTATTACGGTAGCGGCGCGACCGGGATGGCGATGGTCGTCATTGATGGCAACCAGCGCGTATTCCGCAGCTTCGGCGGAACGCGCCCGGGCAACAACCAGCGTCCGCAGTTGGACTCGGTGATCCGCATCGCCTCTCTCAGCAAGCTGATGACCAGTGAAATGCTGGTAAAATTGCTCGACCAGGGGGTGGTCAAGCTAAACGATCCGCTGAGCAAATACGCTCCGCCTGGCGCGCGCGTGCCAACCTATCAGGGCGTACCGATTACGCTGGTCAACCTGGCGACCCACACCAGCGCCCTGCCGCGTGAGCAACCGGGCGGCGCGGCGCATCGCCCGGTCTTCGTCTGGCCGACGCATCAGCAGCGCTGGAACTGGCTATCGACGGCCTCGCTGAAGACCGCGCCGGGTTCACAGGCATCCTATTCCAACCTCGCGTTCGATCTCCTTGCCGATGCGCTATCGACCGCAGCCGGCAAGCCTTACCCGCAACTGTTTGAAGAACAAATTACCCGTCCGCTGGGCATGAAGGACACCACCTTTACACCATCGCCGGATCAGTGCCAGCGCCTGATGGTGGCGGAGAAAGGCGCCAGTCCGTGCGATAACACCCTCGCGGCGATCGGCAGCGGCGGCGTGTACTCGACGCCGGGCGATATGATGCGCTGGATGCAGCAGTTCCTCTCTTCTGATTTCTACACCCGCGGCCAGCAGGCCGACCGCATGCAGACGCTTATTTATCAGCGCGCCCAGCTTAAAAGGGTGATCGGCATGGATGTGCCAGGTAAAGCCGACGCGCTGGGTCTCGGCTGGGTTTACATGAAACCGAAAAACGGCCATCCGGGTATTATTCAGAAAACCGGCGGCGGCGGCGGATTTATTACCTATATGGCGATGAACCCGCAGGCCAACGTCGGTGTTTTCGTGGTGGTCACTCGCTCTTCGCTGACCCGCTTTAGCGCCATGAGCGATGGCACTAACGATCTCGTCAGCGCGTTAAGCGGCGTGCAGCCAAATATGGAAACCGCCAGCCAGTAA
- the hemB gene encoding porphobilinogen synthase, with translation MTDLITRPRRLRQSASLRAMFEETTLSLNDLVLPIFVEEEIDDYKAIEAMPGVMRIPEKHLAREIERIANAGIRSVMTFGISHHTDATGSDTWNENGLVARMTRIAKQAVPEMIVMSDTCFCEYTSHGHCGVLCEHGVDNDATLENLGKQAVVAAAAGADFIAPSAAMDGQVQAIRRSLDAAGFSNTAIMSYSTKFASSFYGPFREAAGTALKGDRKTYQMSPMNRREAIRESLLDEAQGADCLMVKPAGAYLDILRDIRERTDLPLGAYQVSGEYAMIKFAAQAGAIDEEKVVLESLGAIKRAGADLIFSYFALDLAEKKILR, from the coding sequence ATGACAGATTTAATCACTCGCCCACGCCGCCTGCGTCAATCCGCCTCGCTGCGCGCCATGTTTGAAGAGACAACACTGAGTTTGAACGACCTGGTGTTGCCGATCTTTGTTGAAGAAGAAATTGACGATTACAAAGCCATCGAAGCGATGCCTGGCGTCATGCGTATTCCGGAAAAACATCTGGCGCGTGAGATTGAACGCATCGCCAATGCCGGGATCCGCTCAGTGATGACTTTTGGTATCTCCCACCACACCGATGCGACCGGTAGCGATACCTGGAATGAAAATGGTCTGGTGGCGCGCATGACCCGTATCGCCAAACAGGCGGTACCGGAAATGATCGTGATGTCCGATACCTGCTTCTGCGAATATACCTCCCATGGCCACTGCGGCGTGCTGTGCGAGCACGGCGTCGATAACGATGCTACCCTGGAAAACCTCGGTAAGCAGGCGGTTGTCGCCGCAGCCGCCGGTGCTGATTTCATCGCCCCATCCGCTGCGATGGATGGCCAGGTACAGGCTATCCGCCGTTCGCTGGATGCCGCGGGCTTCAGCAATACCGCGATTATGTCTTACTCCACCAAGTTCGCATCGTCGTTTTACGGCCCGTTCCGTGAAGCTGCCGGCACCGCGCTGAAAGGCGATCGTAAAACGTACCAGATGAGCCCGATGAATCGCCGTGAAGCGATCCGCGAGTCGCTGCTTGATGAAGCCCAGGGCGCTGACTGCCTGATGGTGAAACCGGCTGGCGCGTATCTGGATATCCTGCGCGATATTCGCGAACGCACCGACCTACCGCTCGGCGCCTACCAGGTGAGCGGCGAGTACGCGATGATCAAATTTGCCGCTCAGGCCGGCGCTATCGACGAAGAGAAAGTCGTGCTGGAAAGCCTTGGCGCGATCAAACGCGCAGGCGCGGATCTGATCTTCAGCTACTTCGCGCTCGATCTGGCCGAAAAGAAAATCCTGCGTTAA
- a CDS encoding transposase, whose amino-acid sequence MVAYRRYYIKGGTWFFTVNLKDRNSRLLTENIELLRYSVSVIKQRRPFLINAWVVLPEHLHCIWTLPNNEYDFSSRWRDIKGCFTHALKQNHIWQPRFWEHAIRGEEDYRRHVDYIHINPLKHGWVTKVIDWPYSTFHRDVQHGLYPLDWAGDNLDLSCGERR is encoded by the coding sequence GTGGTTGCTTATCGACGTTATTACATCAAGGGTGGAACCTGGTTCTTTACCGTCAATTTAAAAGACCGTAACAGCCGGTTGCTGACTGAAAATATCGAATTACTCCGCTACTCCGTCTCCGTGATTAAACAACGTCGACCCTTTTTGATTAACGCCTGGGTGGTATTACCCGAACATCTGCACTGCATCTGGACATTACCAAACAACGAATACGATTTCTCCTCCCGCTGGCGAGACATCAAAGGTTGCTTTACCCACGCATTGAAACAAAACCACATCTGGCAACCCCGCTTCTGGGAACATGCCATACGAGGTGAAGAAGATTACCGTCGCCATGTGGATTACATCCATATCAATCCACTTAAGCATGGCTGGGTGACGAAAGTTATCGACTGGCCCTATTCAACCTTTCATCGTGATGTCCAACACGGTCTATATCCCCTGGATTGGGCTGGCGATAATCTCGATCTTTCTTGTGGCGAACGCCGGTAG
- a CDS encoding GNAT family N-acetyltransferase → MFSLDNVLDDLWPQARPAPWQKKVLKKLLHEEEFQQFAAHHRHLKGLDTVEQVLEHLNIRCAIPAHDLEQIPEHGPLVIIANHPTGTLDGLALLYAVSRVRRDVKVVTNRMLTHLEPLSSLFIPVDNINGRTAKAALQQMDSQLQQGGVLIFFPAGEVSRLTRRGIRDKKWHPGFIKLAAKYRAPLLPAWIRAHNSALFYASTLVSDNLPLLLLMQQMFRRRDSSLPLRIGQQIAWSSWYQPQVSSRALADQCYRHVERLSKGLPGIFKTESAIARPEDRALIKRELAKTECLGKTADGKLIYLWQRNGQEEAPLLRELGRLREIAFRAVGEGSGKRRDVDSYDDDYLHLILWDEEDLEIVGAYRFMPTAMQLEKRGLEGIYSYSLFHYDARMDDILQHGIELGRSFIQPRYWGRRGLDYLWSGIGAWLARNPHYRYLFGPVSISGGLPPDARDLLVAFYRLWFPATHPLAESRRPYPASLPDVLAQFSGEDYNEDLTRLKSLLGNLGCGIPPLYKQYSEVCEPGGVQFIDFGSDPDFNNCVDGLVLVDLTYLKANRYQRYIGAHL, encoded by the coding sequence ATGTTTAGTCTCGACAACGTACTCGATGACCTGTGGCCTCAGGCGAGGCCCGCCCCCTGGCAGAAAAAGGTGCTGAAAAAGCTCCTGCATGAGGAAGAATTTCAACAGTTTGCTGCTCATCACCGCCACCTGAAAGGACTGGATACGGTCGAACAGGTGCTGGAACATCTCAACATCCGCTGCGCCATTCCGGCTCACGACCTCGAACAAATCCCCGAACACGGCCCGCTGGTGATTATCGCCAACCACCCGACCGGCACCCTCGATGGACTGGCCTTGCTTTACGCGGTCTCCCGCGTGCGCCGTGATGTTAAAGTCGTCACTAACCGAATGTTGACCCATCTTGAACCGCTGAGTTCACTGTTTATTCCGGTCGACAATATCAACGGCCGAACCGCCAAAGCGGCGCTACAGCAAATGGATAGCCAGCTACAACAGGGCGGCGTGCTGATCTTCTTCCCGGCAGGCGAAGTCTCGCGTCTGACTCGCCGCGGCATTCGCGATAAAAAATGGCACCCCGGATTCATCAAACTGGCGGCAAAATACCGCGCCCCGCTGCTCCCGGCATGGATCCGCGCCCACAACAGCGCGCTGTTCTACGCCAGCACCCTGGTCTCGGATAACCTGCCGCTCCTGCTATTGATGCAGCAAATGTTCCGCCGCCGCGATAGCAGTCTGCCGCTGCGCATCGGCCAGCAAATCGCCTGGTCGTCGTGGTATCAGCCGCAGGTCTCATCCCGAGCGCTGGCAGATCAGTGCTATCGCCACGTCGAACGCTTAAGCAAAGGGTTGCCCGGCATCTTTAAAACGGAGAGCGCGATCGCCCGTCCGGAAGACCGCGCGTTGATCAAACGCGAGCTGGCGAAAACCGAGTGTCTGGGCAAAACCGCGGATGGCAAACTGATCTATCTATGGCAACGTAACGGTCAGGAAGAGGCGCCGCTGCTGCGCGAACTAGGCCGCCTGCGGGAGATCGCTTTCCGCGCGGTCGGCGAAGGAAGCGGCAAACGCCGCGACGTAGACAGCTATGACGATGATTACCTGCACCTGATTTTATGGGATGAAGAGGATCTTGAAATCGTCGGCGCCTATCGCTTTATGCCCACCGCCATGCAACTGGAAAAACGCGGTCTGGAGGGCATCTACAGTTACAGTTTGTTCCACTACGACGCGCGGATGGACGATATTCTGCAGCACGGGATTGAGCTGGGACGCAGCTTTATTCAACCGCGCTACTGGGGTCGTCGCGGGCTCGATTACCTGTGGTCAGGCATCGGCGCCTGGCTGGCGCGTAACCCGCATTATCGCTACCTTTTTGGCCCGGTTTCGATTTCCGGCGGACTACCGCCTGATGCCCGTGATCTGCTGGTCGCGTTCTACCGCTTATGGTTCCCGGCGACGCATCCGTTGGCGGAATCGCGCCGCCCTTACCCGGCCTCGTTGCCTGATGTGCTGGCGCAATTTAGCGGCGAGGATTACAACGAGGATTTGACGCGATTGAAATCGCTGCTCGGCAACCTCGGTTGCGGCATCCCGCCGTTGTATAAGCAGTATTCGGAGGTGTGCGAACCGGGCGGCGTGCAGTTTATCGATTTCGGCAGCGACCCGGATTTTAATAACTGCGTCGATGGGCTGGTACTGGTGGATTTAACTTACCTGAAAGCCAACCGTTACCAGCGCTATATTGGCGCACATTTGTAG
- the tauD gene encoding taurine dioxygenase, giving the protein MSERLSITPLGPYIGAQIAGANLTRPLSDNQFEQLYHAVLRHQVVFLREQNITPQQQRDLALRFGDLHIHPVYPHAPGVDEIIVLDTHHDNPPDNDNWHTDVTFIDTPPAGAILAAKELPSTGGDTLWTSGIAAWEALSEPFRQLLSGLRAEHDFRKSFQEYKYNKTEAEHQRWREAVAKNPPLLHPVVRTHPVTGKQALFVNEGFTTRIVDVSEKESEALLNFLFAHVTKPEFQVRWRWQPNDVAIWDNRVTQHYANADYLPQRRIMHRATILGDKPFYRAG; this is encoded by the coding sequence ATGAGTGAACGACTGAGCATTACCCCGCTGGGGCCGTATATTGGCGCGCAGATTGCCGGGGCCAATTTGACCCGTCCGTTAAGCGACAATCAGTTTGAGCAGTTGTACCACGCGGTACTGCGGCATCAGGTGGTGTTTCTGCGCGAGCAGAATATTACCCCGCAGCAGCAGCGCGACCTGGCGTTACGTTTTGGCGATCTGCACATTCATCCGGTCTATCCGCATGCGCCGGGCGTGGACGAAATTATCGTGTTGGATACCCACCATGATAATCCGCCGGATAACGATAACTGGCATACCGATGTGACCTTTATCGACACGCCGCCTGCCGGAGCGATTCTGGCAGCGAAAGAGCTACCGTCTACCGGCGGCGATACGCTGTGGACTAGCGGCATTGCCGCCTGGGAAGCACTCTCCGAGCCGTTCCGCCAGCTGTTGAGCGGGCTGCGCGCGGAGCACGATTTCCGTAAATCATTCCAGGAGTATAAGTACAACAAGACGGAAGCGGAGCATCAGCGCTGGCGGGAGGCGGTGGCGAAGAACCCGCCATTGCTGCACCCGGTGGTGCGTACCCATCCCGTCACCGGTAAGCAGGCGCTGTTCGTTAATGAAGGGTTTACCACCCGTATTGTCGATGTCAGCGAGAAAGAGAGCGAAGCGCTGCTGAACTTCCTCTTTGCTCACGTCACCAAACCGGAGTTTCAGGTGCGCTGGCGCTGGCAGCCGAATGATGTCGCCATTTGGGATAATCGGGTGACGCAGCATTACGCTAACGCCGACTATCTGCCGCAGCGGCGCATCATGCACCGGGCGACCATCCTTGGCGATAAGCCGTTTTATCGCGCGGGATAA
- the tauC gene encoding taurine ABC transporter permease TauC has product MSVVLNDKPRQRALKWRWPLSRQLTLSVATLATLLAIWWAVTALQLISPLFLPSPWQVLQKLLTIAGPQGFMDATLWQHLAASLTRIAIALALAAIVGVPVGIAMGLSPTVRGILDPLIELYRPVPPLAWLPLVIIWFGIGETPKILLIYLAIFAPVVMSTLAGVKSAQQVRIRAAQSLGANRAQVLWLVILPGALPEILTGLRIGLGVGWSTLVAAELIAATRGLGFMVQSAGEFLATDVVLAGIAVIAIIAFVLELGLRALQRRLTPWHGEVQ; this is encoded by the coding sequence ATGAGCGTAGTCCTCAATGATAAACCGCGTCAGCGCGCGTTGAAGTGGCGCTGGCCGCTCTCGCGACAGCTGACCTTAAGCGTCGCGACGCTGGCGACGCTGCTGGCCATCTGGTGGGCGGTGACTGCGCTACAGCTGATTAGCCCGCTGTTTTTACCTTCGCCGTGGCAGGTATTGCAAAAGTTACTGACCATTGCCGGGCCGCAGGGATTTATGGATGCGACGTTGTGGCAGCATCTGGCGGCTAGCCTGACGCGGATCGCCATCGCGCTGGCGCTGGCGGCGATCGTCGGCGTACCGGTGGGGATCGCGATGGGATTAAGCCCGACGGTGCGCGGGATCCTCGACCCGTTGATCGAACTGTATCGCCCGGTCCCGCCGCTGGCATGGTTGCCGCTGGTGATCATCTGGTTCGGCATTGGCGAGACGCCGAAGATCTTACTGATTTATCTGGCTATCTTCGCGCCGGTGGTGATGTCGACGCTGGCTGGCGTCAAGAGCGCGCAGCAGGTCCGTATCCGCGCCGCGCAATCGTTAGGGGCTAATCGTGCCCAGGTGCTATGGCTGGTCATTCTACCCGGCGCGCTGCCGGAAATTCTGACCGGCCTGCGTATTGGTCTTGGCGTGGGTTGGTCGACGCTGGTGGCGGCGGAGCTGATTGCCGCCACCCGCGGCTTAGGTTTTATGGTGCAATCCGCTGGCGAATTCCTGGCGACCGATGTGGTGTTGGCCGGGATCGCGGTGATTGCGATAATCGCATTTGTCCTGGAACTGGGACTGCGCGCGTTACAGCGTCGTCTGACGCCCTGGCATGGAGAAGTACAATGA
- the tauB gene encoding taurine ABC transporter ATP-binding subunit yields MLQISHLSADYGGKPALADINLTLDSGELLVVLGPSGCGKTTLLNLIAGFVPYQHGSITLEGRRIDGPGADRGVVFQNEGLLPWRNVQDNVALGLQLAGIEKAQRRDIAAQMLKKVGLQGAEQRFIWQLSGGQRQRVGIARALAANPQLLLLDEPFGALDAFTREQMQTLLLRLWHETGKQVLLITHDIEEAVFMASELVLLSPGPGRVQERLPLAFGRRFVAGESCRSIKSDPQFIAQREYVLSRVFEQREAFS; encoded by the coding sequence ATGCTACAAATCTCGCATCTCTCCGCTGATTACGGCGGTAAACCGGCGCTGGCGGATATCAACCTGACGCTGGACAGTGGCGAATTGCTGGTGGTGCTGGGCCCCTCCGGCTGCGGCAAAACCACGTTGCTGAACCTGATTGCCGGATTTGTGCCTTATCAGCATGGCAGCATCACTCTCGAAGGCCGACGTATTGATGGGCCGGGAGCCGATCGCGGCGTAGTGTTTCAAAACGAAGGCCTGCTGCCGTGGCGCAACGTACAGGATAACGTCGCGCTGGGGTTGCAGTTAGCGGGTATCGAGAAGGCGCAGCGGCGGGACATCGCCGCGCAGATGTTGAAAAAAGTCGGCCTCCAGGGGGCGGAGCAACGCTTTATCTGGCAGCTTTCCGGCGGCCAGCGTCAGCGCGTCGGGATTGCGCGCGCGCTGGCGGCAAATCCGCAGCTTCTGTTGCTGGATGAACCGTTCGGCGCGCTGGACGCCTTCACGCGCGAGCAGATGCAGACTCTGCTGCTGCGCCTGTGGCATGAAACCGGCAAGCAGGTGCTGCTCATTACCCACGATATCGAAGAGGCGGTATTTATGGCCAGCGAACTGGTGCTGTTGTCGCCAGGGCCGGGACGGGTGCAGGAGCGCCTGCCGCTGGCGTTTGGCCGCCGTTTTGTCGCGGGCGAATCCTGCCGCAGCATTAAATCCGATCCGCAATTTATCGCGCAGCGCGAATACGTGCTCAGCCGGGTGTTCGAACAACGGGAGGCTTTCTCATGA